In the Clarias gariepinus isolate MV-2021 ecotype Netherlands chromosome 10, CGAR_prim_01v2, whole genome shotgun sequence genome, CGCCAGTTCAACgcttttccttccttggatcacgtTTGGTATGTcgtgaccactgcagaccaggaacatctgACAGGAGCTGTAGTTTTGGAGtcgctctgacccagtcctctagaCATCGCAATTTGGttcttgtcaaagtcactcaaatctttacgcttgcccattttttctgcttccaacacgtCAAAAGGTTCGCTttctgcctaatatatcccacccacgcCCAGCCGCCGGTGTGATGAGATATTGAgaatgtagctactgtgagatgGGCCAAATTTTAATGGCTAAACAACTAGAAAAgagataaacattttttaaatattatttagataTTTTCTAATTGTTTAGTTAATCTGTGGTTAAGTCTGGCTAAAGGGGTTAAAAGGTTTTTGAATGGAGGCAAACAAATAAGACCAACCTGGTGATTCGTTTTTCACAATCTGAGGAACGATTCTTCATTCTGATCATTTGATCTGAGATCTGTGATTTTCTCCACGATGCCTCTTTCTGTTCAGCCTTGAGCTACATATGACTTTCATTATTTATCATGCATGCTATAAAGAATCATCAGGgaaagagagggggggagggggggaataTGGCCAACACATTGCTCGTCAGCTTTACAAGCCTTTGATCCGCCGTCACTTTCCATCTCCAgcattacagagagagagagagagagagagagagagaaagagggacgGTTCGGTGTTTCGGGGACGCTGCAGAGGCTCGGGTCTAATCTCATTTCTCGAACCTgctgtgtgtttaaatattcaAAAGCTTTTCACTTTCTGTGTGTGACTTCATGCAAACACACTCACTTCTGACTCACTTTCTAACAAGCTGGGAGATGCGAggaaaataatttcattatGCTGTAATGTAAAGTCTTGTTCCTCACAAGGCGAGGCTTTTAATCAGTATTAAATTTGAGAAAACTTACAGTTCCACGGCCTTACTGTACCTCTGACTTAGACACATCGctcgcactggagactccttccattgaTGATACAGAAACACATCTCTCCTCACAGAAAACATTACCATAGCTGAAATCCCTTTATGTGGAGAGTGAACGCATTAATGTAAGTCCAAGATTCTGTtacagagaattaatcaacaccgtccgaccaatcagagcgcagggaTCAGcagtgatgataatgatgatgatgatgatgatgatgatgatgtaagcTTTATTAAGGCTTCCTTAATGTTTGTGCGCACTTCTGTACATGTGTACAAAATGCTCGCTTGTGCTTTCACTACAGAGATCAAGAAAAatcaagaagaaaagagaaatcaGAATGAGCAGCGCGTTCCCCAGAGAGAACATCGTAAGGCCTTTCATTTGTTTCGTGGtgagatttatatttatatgtatctAATATCCAGTAGCTAAGGGATTACAGATGTTGAAGCCACCAGCTCACATCACAAGGAGCCGGTCATGCCTCTCAACGCTTGTTTAGGATTTAATTCTGATTTAATGCACAACACTCGTCAATCCCACTgattcaaaatgtgaaaaaaatataatacaaaagaaaaaaactatgagAAAAAAGAGACGGAGcagtgatgatgaggatgatgacgatgatgaaaaagtgaaaaagtagGGAGACGCTGCCACCTGGAGGACAAGTGAAGCTGCTGAGGTTGATGagatgtgttagtgtgtgtgtgtgtgtgtgtgtgtgtgtgtgtgtgtgtgggtggattCTGCATTTGAGATCACACCAAGACATTTTCTGCTTGAGGAGCGTGCTGCAGTCTGCACCCTTATTAGTGCTCATTAAACACTCTCAGCCTTAATGACCACACACTCGAGTGTGTGACAGACAGGGAGTGAAAATGaggacaagtgtgtgtgtgtgtgtgtgtgtctctctctctttctcttgccctctctatttctctctccttctgtggCTCTGGGTGTGTGTCTCTggctgtcagtgtgtgtgtttgttacatgAACTAATCAGTGATCTTTTTATCCTGACATATTTGTCTGAAAcagatttgtgtatgtgtgtgtgtgtgtgtgtgtgtgtgtgtgtgtgtgtctttacttTTCCGCCCCCATCTCAATTGCAGTGTCTCGGCAATCTTCCTGGAACTGCTGTTGCATAGcaacacgtctcacacacattcCCGAACATGTCCACatccctgtgtgtgtctgttactCACACCAGACTAACGGAGAGAtggacaggcaggcagacagacagatgcttagacagacaggcagatggTCAGAGGcgtagacagacagacggacagacaggcAGTCAGTGCtatttagacagacagacagacagatatagaTATGCATAAATCAGtggacaaacagagagagaaagactatATATCCctctctttatctttatctCTTTATGACATTacttctgtctgtttgtctgcttTCAGTCCCTCCAATCACTCAGTCTGTCTCCTGTGTGTCTAGGGCTCTGTCTGTTTTTCCATCTGTCTCTCCTTCTGTATATtcctgtctgtctatctttctatctgttTAACTGTCTGTCCACCTGTCTCCCTGTTTGTCgagtctctctctgtttctttctctccctcactgACAGGCCACTTTGTAAATGCTTTGTGATGTTAATTATGTGCCCTATCTTGTATAGAgaaaagtgtatgtgtgtgtgtgtgtgtgtgtgtgtgtgtgtggtctgggACATGCTCCTGCAACAGTCATTTAGAGCAAAtatatggcgttatattcctgccacaattctgagcgcgcggtttgacattttgagagcagacaatgcactctatgcgcgtgcaatgtctccactgcgcgctcaacagctcgatcctgcgcgtgcaatgtctcccctgctcgctcaacatattctccgcgcacgcgcgacttctcgattctgtgcgcgctcgactctgcctgcacgcgtgcaacatttattttctgtgcgcgctcgactctgcctgtacgctcactcaactttgtccagtgttacaaaactgccacagaaccagccaatcacagacatccacacactacttctgattggctgttcctcctctatcagctggcaatatcgaccgcataacgcatactataatttgtatagtgcttttaaaatggccattgtctcaaagcagccttacaaaatcaaaataaaatgataagaaatttaaattatatataattatataaaaataaattatataagggaagcaatgtaaataaagtttttattcataaatattataaacaaatattatagtatttattttttatttaatgaagtattagtatataccagtttcgtttgcccattgtgtgtttttatttacgtACCTAATTACGTTACCATATAGCTCATTGTTAAACTACATCGACTAAAATTCAAATCGGATAACTTtacttataaacctttatttacaacGCTTCCGTTAAGCGGTCGATAGTAGTGCCACTTGATTGGTGGAGAAACAACcgatcagaagtagtgtgtggatgtctgtgattggctggttttgtggcagttttgtaacactggacaaagttgtgtgagcgtacaggcagagtcgagcgcgcacagaaaataaatgttgcacgcgcgtgcaggcagagtcgagcgcgcgcggagaacatgttgagcgagcaggggagacattgcacgcgcagaatcgagctgttgagcgcgcagtggagacattgcacgcgcatagagtgcattgtctgctctcaaaatgtcaaaccgcgcgctcagaattgtggcaggaatataacgccatacaaatagagacgagagagagagagagacaaggacaGAGTCAGAACACGCCTAGGAGCGAGGACAGTTGTACAATTCTATCAGGTTTCTGTCCTGATTCcgttacacacacgcacacacacacacacacacacacaccgttgcTGATGATTAAACTCATCAGCAACTCAACTTAActcaacacgcacacacacacacacacacacacacacacacacacttgtaaacCGAACTGGgcttacaagtgtgtgtgtgtgtgtgtgtgttgctgatgAGTTTAATCTCATTAAACTCTTCCTTagtttaaatgaaatgtgtttACGATGATcctataacaaataaaataaaaccaatgtATATTtcataaatgatttattaatgcattaaatTAAGTTACATACAAAGTCATCATTTGTAATTTAAtcaaaaatatagatttttttaataatagagGTACTATTCAATAAAAATAGCTTCAtgtaagtgtttatttatttattggtttttaattgtttttcatgAAGTTTATTCTCATGTTTCAGGACAAATCACTGATGACAGTAAATACAATGCGTTAGTCACCTGTCAGCGCATGCGCAGTCGGCGGAACCTCAGACTGACGCTCCTCGTGCCTCAGCCGGACTGTAATCAGTGTGACACACAGCAAGATGGCGGCGTACAGGCGCGCGCCGGGGTCGGAGCGCTAGTGTCTTTATATTTCTGTGTGTAGTTAAGAGTTTTGTGCTCGCGCGTTGTGACTGACTGACATGGCGGCCGTTAGAGGGTTTTATCGCTCCGTCCGTCTACTGCTCGGGCAGAAACACACCGGGACATGGAGCCGGGACatcacaggtcacacacacacacacacacacacacacacacacacacacacacacacacacagcactgggGTTGGATAGGGATTTATCTTTTAATGGTGTTATAATTGACTCATTAATACACTAAACAGGGGACACAAGCTGTTATCTCACACCCTATGTAGTGCACTTACAGAGACAGGAAGTGGCTGAAACATGGAGTGCACTACATAGGGGTGATGTAGTTCAGGTCGCTCCCTAGGAAGGGCACAGGATGGCCTGCCCTCTGTATCACCCTGTATGTACAGAGTATTAGGGCTGAGAAtcataagataaacataaacatCACCGAACGACATCATCacgatacctcagtgttcattCTGTTAATATCACCAGAGCACCAGGCGGTGTCGAGGGTTTCATTCTGATTCGGTTACAATTTAACACCTGGAAGTTTTATATCACATGTCTTTATTCGACATGTGAACTGAAAATCTGaaaatgagtaattaaatgttgtAGGGCTGCAACTAGCGATTATTTGAATAATCGAATAATCGGTCAGTTATTTTTTCCCCGATTGACCGATGAATcggattaaaacaaaaaacaagaaaagcgttcatttccaaccctttattcaacagaactaaaatctataaaataaaaactagcaCAGAAAAAATAGacatgtatgttttacatctgctaaatatatacagtaaaccttggattacgagcataattcgttccagaagccggcttaaaaacttaaaattgaaagaattaaaacacactaacggaatcactgctgtaaagtaaaaataaaactaattaacctgcactttaccttaaaaaagaatcgcaacagagcagtgtttctgtgtagagcagagagaaagagagtgtgtgtgtgtgtgtgtatatgtgtaggcacggtgtccaatgacgcgcgcacacacagacatacacacacacacacacacacagcaggctaagccttgagcagagagagaaaatggatctttaacctctttaatgagacttgcttttacttaacacacacacacacacacatacagacttaaaatataatatgttttacacacacacacacacacacacacgtggtcacagtgttatagtaaatagtacaGACAAaggcacagatgttgattataccagtaagagacgcgcactaagacccagcagggcaGACATTTACCCGGTTACGTATTTCTCTGCCTCCGCCATGTATCTTTCCTTTACACCCGctcgttttttaaattttttttgctccgccctgtctatgaggcgccgaactctgctagcatcaATGCGCGAGACCGAGTGTGTTCACTTCACTCCGCGctcaactaaagttttttttttttaataatcaaatgtctccgcGTCGCGCGACACAACGaatcgattatgaaattcgTTGCCAACTCTTTTAGTAATTGATTTTTATCGATTTAATCGATTcattgttgcagccctaaaatGTAGCtcattccttataacattagttttctctcttaaaaaccaagtgcagcgtttaaacactacaaactaactttaaatacaagagtttaacatttaactttaaattaaattaaacacaaagctaGACTGTTACTGAGCAGCGCGTGTCTCTGTCATCcgtcatcattattattttttagacaaATTCACTCCTACCTCACAGGATCCCAATGTGGAAATAGTCACTACGTTTTACCGCCTTGAACACCTCCAGAGTCTCAAAACTCAAGTTGACACTGAGCGCATGGGTTCTACCGCACACGAATTATGAGACGCTTATGTTTGTGACTAATCGAATGTGAACGTACTTTTTAATAACCGGTTTTGGAGTCGGTGTGGTGATATGTTAATCCGCACACAAAACAATCACGATTTCCCCTTCTCTACTACATAGTGTACTAAATACTAAACAGTGTCATGTGTAGAGTGTGCAGTGCACACGGGTCAGTGCTTGTGTTTTACCCTCTGAAGGTTCAGGATGGCTCTCATGCAGATCTTGTGGATCTGTGCAGATTGTGAAGTGCACTAatgatggacacacacacacaggctgtttGTATTTCACACTTTGTAAATTTGCACTCAGGCTGTGTTTCTGTACTTTAGGTACTCGGAGTCTGAGCAGAGCTGCAGCTGATCCGGTGCCGGAGATCCAGAACCAGAACGAAGACGTCAGTGAGACGTTTGTGAACCGAAACCCCAGAAACCTGGAGCAGATGGCTGTCGCTGTGAAGGACAGGGGCTGGGCCACCGTCTGGCCCAAAAGAGAGTACtaccacaggtgtgtgtgtgtgtgtgagatagagagagagatgtagagaaATACATCTTGCGCATGAAATATACCATGTGAAGCATCTTTTGGGGAGCAATTTGACAGATTATTGCTGTTGCTgcttcttttgagtttatgaGTGTTCAAtgcaataccgccacctactggactggagtgtggtgCAAGAGGTTGGCAGAAATTTATTAGAAATTTATTTAGCAGCCTGAGACAGAATCAGACAGTAAACATTAGAGCTACATTACCATTAGAGCATTACCCCATGTTCGTACAGATTTCTTCACCTGTTCATTTTACCCAGACGCTCAGTATCAGAGGTGGAGTGTCGGTGCGTCTCTGCTCCGTGATGctcctctctcttctcttcttgttatttctttttcagACTGGTGTTTTTACTCGTTGAGGATGGAGGTGTCGAACTCATCCTCAgtgtctttcttcttcttctgtctcAGGTTGGTGTTGAAGCGCTCGCAGCATCACGTGTCAGCGACGGTGTTTTCGGTAGACTCAGACGTCCCGGTGCTCACGTGCTCCACGCAGGAGTGGGCTCTGAAGAAGCAGCTGAGCTCCACGTGCTCGGTGGCGGCGAGTCGCGCCGTGGGAGACGTCCTAGCTCAGCGATGCCGTGAGGCCGGAATCACGCGCCTCTTTTACCGCGAGGTTCCCTGGAGCTTCCGCTCAGACGCCGTGAGTTTCCtccctgttattattattattattattattatttaccctTTAGCacagaaaaaattatttcttaccAGCAATGTGATGTAAAATGGTttagataaataatattttcaagtttaaaataattattagtaaTGAAATAACTTTACACGAGGggttctaaaaaaaacaattttttaaggATTTATATGACACttaatttattcttttgcattaagctgaatatttgtaataaactACTTTGATATTATctttggaataataataattagaatgcTTTATAAACTTACTTTAttgtctacatactgtataaacagtcTAGAGT is a window encoding:
- the mrpl18 gene encoding 39S ribosomal protein L18, mitochondrial, giving the protein MAAVRGFYRSVRLLLGQKHTGTWSRDITGTRSLSRAAADPVPEIQNQNEDVSETFVNRNPRNLEQMAVAVKDRGWATVWPKREYYHRLVLKRSQHHVSATVFSVDSDVPVLTCSTQEWALKKQLSSTCSVAASRAVGDVLAQRCREAGITRLFYREVPWSFRSDAIQTFWTAMKEGGVLLSEPKRKFI